A window of Sinimarinibacterium sp. NLF-5-8 genomic DNA:
CGCGCAGAGCGCTGTTGATTACGTCCGGGCGCATCTGCGCTGGAACGATTACATCCGCCAGCTTGCCGCGTTTCACCAGCAATACGATTTGTGGCTGAGCCCGACCCTGGCGCATCCGCCGGCGCGCGTGGGCGAAATTGCAACGCCCAAATGGCAGCAGCAGCTCCTCAAGATCGCACTCAAGGCGCGGGTGTCCAGACTCGCCTTGCCCGAATCGCTGGTGCAGAACATGGCGCGCGAAAATCTGCGCTGGGTTCCGTATACCCAGCTGGCCAATTTGACCGGCGTGCCGGCCATGTCGGTGCCGCTGCACATGACCGCCAACGGCTTGCCGCTGGGGGTTCAGTTTGTTGGCAGGCACGGCAGTGAAGGCTTGCTGCTGCAACTGGCGGCGCAATTGGAGCAGGCGCAGCCGTGGATGCAGCGCCGTCCGGTTTTGTGAGATGCAGATGCCCGACTTGATCAGAATTGATCCCCGTTTTTGCGGGCCGCCCACTTCGGCCAACGGCGGCTATGCTGCTGGCAGGCTGGCCGCCGCTCTGGGCGGCATCGTGCGCGTGCGCCTGCATGCGCCGCCGCCGCTGCAAACCGATTTGTCGATACAGGTGGAGGGTGAGTGCGCGCGCTTGCTCGACGGCACGCATCTGATTGCCGAGGCACACAAGGATGCTGGGACAGCGTTGCCGTGGCCGCCGCAAATACCGGATTTTGAAACCGCGCAAGCAGCCATGGTCGATTATCCGGGGCATCACCGGCATATTTTTCCCGGCTGCTTTTCCTGCGGCCCGGCGCGCGCGCCGGATGATGGCCTGTGCATCTTTCCGGGGGCGATTGCCGAAGGGGTGGTGGCCGGCACATGGCAGCCGCAGCCGAGCCAGGTCAACGCCGATGGCGAGGCTCCACCCGAAATCATCTGGGCAGCCATTGATTGCGCCGGTTATTGGGCGCTGGCACAGGGACAGGCAAAACCCGGGGCGATGCTGCTCGGGCAAATACGCGGCGTGGTGGAACACCGCGTACAACGGGCGCAGCGCTGCGTCATCGTTGGCTGGCGTATTGGCAGCCAGGGACGCAAGCACCATGCAGGCACGGCGTTGATCGACGCGCGCGGTGTGTGTATCGCGCGCAGCGAGCAAACCTGGATTGCACTGAATCAACCGGACTGACCATGTTGCTGACGCCCGAACAGCTACAGCCATTACTCGCACAGCAGGCCCCGGCGTTGGCGGCGGTGGCTCCGCGCGTGCTCCAGGGCAGCCGTTTTGTCCGCGAAGTGCTGGGGCTGCTGCTGGACGCCCAAGACGATCTGCACGATTTTTCACAGCCCTATAAAAGTGGCCGTATCGACGCCCTGCTCAACGCCGCGATGGCAGAGGTCACCGACGCCGCCACGGCCATGCGCGCGCTGCGGCGTGTGCGGCGCCGGCAAATGGCGCGGATTGCCTTTCGTGATCTGGCGGGCTGGGCGGGTCTGAATGAAACCCTGCGCGATCTGTCGGATCTGGCCGAGGCCTGCGTACAGGCGGCGCTCAAATTTGCCGAAAACCGTCTGCAACAGCGTTACGGCGTGCCACGCAGCGCGCGTGGCGAAGTGGTGCGTCCGGTGGTGCTGGCGATGGGCAAGCTCGGCGGACAGGAGCTGAACTTTTCGTCAGACATCGATCTGATCTTCTGCCATACCGACAGCGGCGAATGCGACGGGCGGGGTGCGCTCAGCTCCGACGAATACTTTGCCAAGCTGTCGCAGGATGTCACCCGGTTGCTGGTGGCGCAGACCGAAGACGGCTTTGTGTTTCGCGTCGATACCATGCTGCGCCCCTTTGGTTCGGCAGGGGCGCTGTCGGCCTCGTTTGCCGCGCTGGAGGATTACTACCAGGTGCATGGCCGCGAGTGGGAACGCTACGCACTGATCAAAGCGCGCCCCATTGCGGGAAGCCTGCCGGCGGGCGCGCGGCTGCTGCAAATGCTGCGCCCCTTCGTCTATCGGCGTTATCTGGATTACAACGCCATCGGCGCCCTGCGCCAGCTCAAAAAGCTGATCGAAGATGAAGTGGCGCGCAAGGGGCTTGAAGACAACATCAAGCTCGGTGCGGGCGGTATTCGTGAAGTGGAGTTCATCGTCCAATCGTTTCAACTCGTGCGTGGCGGCAGCGAGCCGCGTCTGCGCGATCACCGCTTGCGCCGGGTGCTGCGGTTTTTGGGCGCAGAAGGTTATCTCACCGCTGCGGTGGCCTCGCAGCTCGACGATGCCTATGTGTTTTTGCGGCGGCTGGAAAACGCCATCCAGATGTACGCCGATCAGCAAAGCCATGCCCTGCCGGACGATGCGCGCGCGCGCGCAGCGCTGCTGGCGGCGCTGGATTTTGAAGATTGGCAAACCCTGAGTGCACGGCTGGAACAGGTGCGCGGCGTCGTGCGCGAACAGTTCTCGCAGGTGTTTTCGGCACACTCGGATGCCGAACACAGCCCGCATCTGCGTCTGGTTTCGGCGTTGTGGAGCGGGACACTGACGGCAGATGAGGCGCTCGATGCGCTGACCAGCATTGGCTTCAAACGGGCGCCGCAGCGGGTGTTTGAGTTGTTGCGCGCGCTGCATGAGCTGCGATTGGTGCGCGCCATGAGCGAACAAACCGCGCTGCGCCTGCTGCAACTGCTGGCACAACTGTTTGACGAGGTCTTGCAACACCCCGATCCCGAGGTGGCGCTGGAGCGCACCTTCAAAGTGCTGGAGGCGATTGCCGGGCGCAGCAACTATTTGATTCTTCTGCTTGAATCAGATGTTGCCCGCAGCAGTCTGGTGCGTTTGTGCGCGGCCAGCCCTTGGCTCACCGGTTTTATCGCGCGCGCGCCGATCGTGCTCGATCGGCTGCTGGACTTGAACAGTCTCTACTCGCCGCCGCTGCGCGAGGAGATTTTTGCCGAGCTGGCTGAGCGCGCGGCGTTGCTGGCCACGCCACTGGATACCGAACAGGCGATGGATCTGCTGCGTCACTACCACCGCGAAATCACCTTGCGTGTGGCGGCGGCGGATTTGGCGCAGGCGCTGCCGCTGGTCAAGGTCAGTGACCGGCTCACCTGGCTGGCCGAGGCGGTGGTGCAGCACGCGGTGGCATTTGCCTGGGCCGACATGCGCGCGCAGTACGGCGAGCCGCATAACCGCGATGGCCGCGTTGCCGGATTTGCAGTGATTGCCTACGGCAAGTTTGGCGGCATCGAGCTGGGCTATGGCTCTGATCTGGATTTGGTGTTTTTGCACGACTGCGATCAGCTCGATGAAGACAGTCACGGCGGCGCGCGCGCGATTGATAACGGCACCTATCTTGCGCGGCTGGCGCAGCGGGTGATCAGCCAGCTTTCCACCCAGACCGCCGCCGGGCGCGCCTATGACGTGGACATGGAGCTGCGCCCCAATGGGCGCTCCGGCCTGATCGTTTCCAGCATCACCAGCTTTGCCGACTACCAGCGCAGCGATGCCTGGACCTGGGAGCATCAAGCGCTGACCCGCGCGCGCTGGGTGGCCGGCGCTGCAAGCCTGCAATGCGCATTTGACCGGGTGCGCGCTGAAATCCTCATGCGCGCGCGCGACGATCAAAAACTGCGTGCCGATATTCTGGAAATGCGCGCGCGGATGCGCCTTGAGCTGGATCGATCCAGCGAAAGCCTTTGGGACATCAAACAAGGCGAGGGCGGGCTGGTGGATATTGAATTCATCACCCAGTACCTGGTGCTGCGCGATGCCCACCGCGACCCGCGCATCATCGAATGGAGCGACAACTGGCGGCAACTGGACGCGCTGGCCGAGGCCGGCAGCATTGGCGCAGAAGACAAAGAAGACCTGATCCACTGCTATCGCAGTTATCGCAGCTGGGCGCATCAATGTTCATTGCAACAAGCGCCGACGATGGCCGCCGCCCATGAATTTGCCGCCAAACGCAGCAAGGTCATGGCCATCGTACAGCGCTGCCTGGGCGCACCGCTGGCTGTCGGCACGAGCGACGATGGATGACTGCCTGCCCAGCGGCGCGCCAACTCACTATAATCGCGCGCTCAACGCTCACTTTTTGGAAGCAGATTCATGACGTCTTTTGCCGACCGCGACGGGTTTATCTGGTATGACGGCGAACTCAAACCCTGGCGCGAGTGCACCGTTCACGTTTTGACCTACTCGCTGCACTACGGCGTCGGCTGCTTTGAAGGCGTACGCGCCTACAAAACGCCCAAAGGCACGGCGGTTTTCCGTCTGGAAGAACACACCAAACGGCTGTTCAACTCCGCCAAGATTCTCGGCATCACCATGCCGTGGGACGAAGCCACGCTCAACGAAGCACAAAAACAGGTGCTGCGCGCCAACCAGCTCGAAGAAGCCTACATCCGCCCGCTGGTGTTCTACGGCTCCGAAGGCATGGGTCTGCGCGCCACCGGCCTCAAAACCCACGTCGTCATCGCCGCCTGGCCGTGGGGTGCGTATCTGGGTGATGAAAACCTCACCCGTGGCATTCGCATCAAGACCAGCTCGTTTGCGCGCCACTACGTCAACTCCTCCATGTGCCGCGCCAAGGCCAGCGCCAACTACCTCAACTCCTCGTTGGCACTGAGCGAAGCCCTCAAGGACGGCTACGACGAAGCCCTGGTGCTCGACCCCGACGGCTTCGTTGCCGAAGGCAGCGCCGAAAACATCTTCGTCATCAGCAACGGCGTCATCAGCACGCCCGACGTCACCTCGGCGCTGGATGGCATCACCCGCCGCACCGTCATGCAACTGGCGCAGGATTTTGGCTACACCGTGCGCGAACGCCGCATCACCCGCGACGAAGTGTACGTGGCCGACGAAGCCTTCTTTACCGGCACCGCCGCCGAAGTCACGCCCATCCGCGAAGTGGACAACCGCCAAATCGGCAACGGCAGCCGTGGCCCGATCACCGAAAAACTGCAAAAAGCCTACCTTGATCTGGTCAAGGGACGCAGCGACCAGTATCCGCAGTGGCTGTCGCACATCTGAGCTTGGCTCTGCTGTAAGAAAACGCCCGGTGAATGGATTTCCCCGGGCGTTTTTTGTGGGTGCGACTGGCGTTGTGGGCGCGGGTTTAGCCGCGAACGGCCATCGTTATCAAAAAACACCATAAAACTGCACAGGAGCATGGCCTGCCGGAATCGCCTTGGTTACGACATCAAAATCAAAGTGCGGCCAACGACCAAACCGCAGGGGCACCTGACGCTCTCTGATCGCGTGATCATGCACAATCTCCATAGGCGCCTACACCGCCACATCTTCCTCTCCAAACGCGTCCAACAGTGGTTTCAGCCACGGCTGATACGCGCGCCAGCGACCGATGGCGCGGGTGTAAATCGGTTGGCGTACCTGCCAGCGGCTCGGCGTTTGTACCGCGCGCGCGCTTTGGTGAAAGTTCAGGCAGCGCGCGTCCCAGCTCAATCCGACAAATGCCAGCAGGCGGCGAGTCTGAGGCTCGGGATCGCTGACCAGAGCGGCGTAATCCAATGCCAGCACGCGTTCGGGCAGCACGTTTTGCCAATGGTGCATCACTTGATCATGCGCGCGCATATACCGTGCCAGATCAGTCAAATCGGTGGCGTAACGCTGGCTCGGCGCAAAGTTTTCGCCATAGATGGATAAACCCACATCGCGCGGGTCGCGGCGGCACCAGACAAATCGTGCCTGCGGAAACATCGCCGCAAACAGGCCGATGTTGAAGCTGTTGAGCGGGGTTTTGTCGATCAACCGCTGTGCCTTGCCGGGGCTGCGAAAGTCGAGCACGCGCTGGTAGTGCGCAGCCAGTTCGGCAATGCAGGCGGCGCTGCGCGCGCTCAGCACCGGCCAGTGCTGCGCATCGCCGTGCGCCAGACGAAAGCGTTCGGCGATGATCGCCAGATCGGGCAGTTCACCCAAGCCTTCGGCATCG
This region includes:
- the glnE gene encoding bifunctional [glutamate--ammonia ligase]-adenylyl-L-tyrosine phosphorylase/[glutamate--ammonia-ligase] adenylyltransferase; protein product: MLLTPEQLQPLLAQQAPALAAVAPRVLQGSRFVREVLGLLLDAQDDLHDFSQPYKSGRIDALLNAAMAEVTDAATAMRALRRVRRRQMARIAFRDLAGWAGLNETLRDLSDLAEACVQAALKFAENRLQQRYGVPRSARGEVVRPVVLAMGKLGGQELNFSSDIDLIFCHTDSGECDGRGALSSDEYFAKLSQDVTRLLVAQTEDGFVFRVDTMLRPFGSAGALSASFAALEDYYQVHGREWERYALIKARPIAGSLPAGARLLQMLRPFVYRRYLDYNAIGALRQLKKLIEDEVARKGLEDNIKLGAGGIREVEFIVQSFQLVRGGSEPRLRDHRLRRVLRFLGAEGYLTAAVASQLDDAYVFLRRLENAIQMYADQQSHALPDDARARAALLAALDFEDWQTLSARLEQVRGVVREQFSQVFSAHSDAEHSPHLRLVSALWSGTLTADEALDALTSIGFKRAPQRVFELLRALHELRLVRAMSEQTALRLLQLLAQLFDEVLQHPDPEVALERTFKVLEAIAGRSNYLILLLESDVARSSLVRLCAASPWLTGFIARAPIVLDRLLDLNSLYSPPLREEIFAELAERAALLATPLDTEQAMDLLRHYHREITLRVAAADLAQALPLVKVSDRLTWLAEAVVQHAVAFAWADMRAQYGEPHNRDGRVAGFAVIAYGKFGGIELGYGSDLDLVFLHDCDQLDEDSHGGARAIDNGTYLARLAQRVISQLSTQTAAGRAYDVDMELRPNGRSGLIVSSITSFADYQRSDAWTWEHQALTRARWVAGAASLQCAFDRVRAEILMRARDDQKLRADILEMRARMRLELDRSSESLWDIKQGEGGLVDIEFITQYLVLRDAHRDPRIIEWSDNWRQLDALAEAGSIGAEDKEDLIHCYRSYRSWAHQCSLQQAPTMAAAHEFAAKRSKVMAIVQRCLGAPLAVGTSDDG
- a CDS encoding branched-chain amino acid transaminase, which produces MTSFADRDGFIWYDGELKPWRECTVHVLTYSLHYGVGCFEGVRAYKTPKGTAVFRLEEHTKRLFNSAKILGITMPWDEATLNEAQKQVLRANQLEEAYIRPLVFYGSEGMGLRATGLKTHVVIAAWPWGAYLGDENLTRGIRIKTSSFARHYVNSSMCRAKASANYLNSSLALSEALKDGYDEALVLDPDGFVAEGSAENIFVISNGVISTPDVTSALDGITRRTVMQLAQDFGYTVRERRITRDEVYVADEAFFTGTAAEVTPIREVDNRQIGNGSRGPITEKLQKAYLDLVKGRSDQYPQWLSHI